A region of Propionispora hippei DSM 15287 DNA encodes the following proteins:
- a CDS encoding YhcH/YjgK/YiaL family protein, translating to MFFGYISNIKQEMPLYPAALQTGLNFLREADLANLALGRHEIEQDRIYASIAEYETEPKEQRRPEAHKKYIDIQYVCSGEEMIGVAPLKQAGEVAEDCLAERDVIFYRHVPGETDLTLLPGMFAVFFPWDVHRPNCSLGEKTGRVRKVVVKIAVDAI from the coding sequence ATGTTTTTTGGCTATATATCCAATATCAAACAAGAAATGCCGCTGTATCCGGCGGCACTGCAAACCGGGTTGAACTTTCTCCGGGAAGCCGATCTGGCAAACCTGGCTTTGGGACGTCATGAAATTGAACAAGACCGGATTTATGCGTCCATTGCCGAGTATGAAACTGAACCGAAAGAACAGCGCCGGCCGGAAGCTCATAAAAAATATATAGATATACAATACGTCTGCTCCGGTGAAGAAATGATCGGCGTAGCTCCTCTGAAACAGGCCGGGGAAGTGGCTGAGGATTGTCTGGCAGAACGGGATGTAATCTTTTACCGCCATGTTCCGGGCGAGACAGACCTGACTCTGCTGCCAGGAATGTTTGCCGTTTTCTTTCCCTGGGATGTGCACCGTCCTAACTGTAGCCTTGGTGAGAAGACCGGCCGGGTGCGCAAGGTGGTTGTGAAAATAGCGGTGGATGCCATCTAA